The genomic stretch CCTTTATTCCATGCTCAGGCAGATAAGCCATCCCGACATCAACATCATCACCGTAGAAGACCCCGTAGAGTTCTACATTCCCGGAATAAATCAGGTCAACGTAAACGAGAAAGCCGGACTCACTTTCGACTCTGCTCTGCGCTCAATCCTGCGTCAAGACCCCGACAAAATCATGATAGGAGAGATTCGCGACACACCTACAGCGCAGATTGCTATACGCTCGGCACTGACGGGACATTTCGTGCTGTCGTCCCTTCACACTAATGACGCTCCGAGCGCGGCGGTTCGTATGATTGACATGGGAGTCGCTCCCTTCCTGCTTGCGGCTTCTTTGACCGGGGTAATTGCACAGCGTCTTGTGCGGTGCCTCTGCCCTAACTGCAAGGAAGAGTACGAAATTGACGAGGTAATGTGCGACAGGCTCAAAATCCCTCACGGAACTACGGCATTCAAGCCGGTGGGATGCCCTAACTGCCGGCACGGTTACAGGGGCAGGCGCGGAATATATGAGATTCTCGTGCTGAATGACCATCTGCGCGAAATGATAATCAAAGGCGCGGACGCTATGGAGCTTAGGAGCGCGGCAATAGAGGACGGCATGAAGACACTGCGACAGGCCGGAATTAATGCGGCGATTGCGGGATATACATCACTGGAGGAGATATTAAGTGCCACAATTTGACAACCCAGCATTAGAGGAATTAATCAGGCTTGCGATAAAGGACGGGGCAAGCGACATTCATTTAAGCTCAGGCTGTTTCCCTGCGCTGAGGATTCACGGAGAACTGAACTACATAGAGTCGTCAGAAATTTTCACGCGGGAAGCACTCGAAAAGTTTATCAGCGAGATTCTCACGGACGCACAGCTTGAACGCTTCACTAGGACGGGCGATCTTGATTTCGCGTTCGTGTATGAGACTCAGCGTTTCAGGGGCAGTGCGTACAGGGAAATGAACGGAGTCTCACTGACATTCAGACTTGTGCCGACAGAGATTCGGACTCTCGATGAGCTTGGACTCCCTCCGATTCTCAAAACGATGTCCCAGAAGCACCGCGGACTTTTCCTCGCCACAGGCCCGACAGGACACGGCAAAAGCTCAACCCTTGCGGCCATAATCAGCGAGATAAATCACAACCGCAAAGCCCATATCGTAACCATAGAAGACCCGATAGAGTACGTACATACCCCGGCGATGTCAGTCATACATCAGCGCGAAATCGGCCATGACACCGAGAATTTCGCCTCCGGGATTCGGCATGTTCTGAGGCAGGACCCGGATGTTATCATGATCGGAGAAATGAGAGACCTTGAGACTATCGGCGCGGCTGTTACGGCGGCTGAAACGGGGCATCTTGTTTTCGGGACACTCCATACTCAGGACGCTTCACAGTCGATAGAAAGAATCGTTGACGTTTTCCCCCCTCACCAGCAGAATCAAATCAGGCTTCAGCTTGCGTATACCCTGCTGGGAATCTGCTCGCAGCAGCTTATTCCCCGCGATGACATAAAGGGCAGAGTTTGCGCTACTGAAATAATGATTACGACTCCGGCGATAAGGGCAAGCATACGCGAGGGGAAAATCAGCAGTATACGAAATGCCATGCTCACGGGGATGAGTTTCGGAATGCACACGATGGAGCAGGATTTAGTGAGATGGATAAAATCCGGGAAGATTTCACGGTCAACAGGAAAAAGCTACGCATATGACCAGGGCGAAATTGATCGGGTATTATCGGCAGGGATTTAGGGCGGGGGTGATACGGGATGAAGTTCAAGTACCGGGCGAGGGCTTCAAGCGGCGAAATGGTAGAAGGCACTGTTGAGGCGGACGACCAGAAAAGCGCACTCAGCCAGCTACGCGGGGAAGGGATGATTGTCATCAACCTTAACGCGCAGGGCGGAGGCTCTTCACAGTCTCAGACATTACAGGCACCGAAAACGCAGAAGAGTTCCGGCGGAATGTCCCTGAAGGCATTAATGAACATCGACATAGGCGCGATTCTCTCCGGCGGAAAAGTCCCCCTCAAAGTGTTAATGGTATTCTTCCGGCAGCTTGCCACAATGGAAATGGCCGGACTCAGCCTCGCGACATCAATAGACGTTATAGCGGGCGGGGAAAAGAATCTGACACTCCGAAACGCCCTGCAGAACATCAAGAACAGGTTAGACAGAGGAATGCCCCTGAGTCAGGCAATGAGTCAGGAAAGAGCCTTCAGCACACTGATAATATCGCTGATTCAGGCGGGCGAGGAAGGCGGACTCTTAGGTCAGGCACTTGAGCAGTCAGCAACATTGCTTGAGAAACAGGAACAATTACGCAGCAAAATACGCAGTGCGATGTTCTATCCGTCATTCGTAATGATATTCGCCGTGGGCATATTGATACTGTTCTTTATGTTCCTCGTACCTAAGTTTCAGGAGACATTCGCCGCGCTGAACATAGAGCTTCCGCAGATAACTCTGGTAATGTTCGGCATAGGCGAATGGTTTTCTCACAACTGGTACATAGTCGCAGGCGTTTTTGTTGCGATAATAGGCGGGCTTATTTTCCTGTCGACAAACAAAGCCACAAAGCCAACGATGGACAGAATAAAGCTGAAGATTCCCGTCATGAAGGATCTTGTCATGAAGGCGGCAATGGCACGCTCAAGCCGGACTCTTTCGGCACTGACCAGCGCGGGAGTTCCAATCGTGAGAGGACTCGAAATGGCAGAAGGCACAGCGGGCAACAAGGCAGTTGAGGATGGCTACAATTCACTGCGGCAGGGGGTAATCAGGGGAATATCATTAGGAGACGCGGCGAGGCAGGCAAAAATATTCCCGGTGTTAGTTTCGCAGATGATGAGAATCGGCGAGGAGACCGGGCATCTTGACAACATGCTAGAGCGAGTCGCGACATGGTACGACCAAGAATTAGACGAACAAGTGAAGGCTACAGTGTCATTGCTTGAGCCTATGCTGATTGTGTTTGTCGGGGGAATAATCGCGATAATAGCGATCTCGATATTTGCGCCTGTAACGTCAGCAATAGTACAGCTGTCATAAAAATTCATAGAGGTGATAATCATGAAGAATCACAAAGGCTTCTCGCTCGTGGAATTGATAATAGTGATAGTGGTAATCGGCATATTGTCATCCATGTTCATGCTGTCAAGCTCTGAGTCACTCTCAAACGCAAGCGCAAACAACATCATAACGAACCTGCGTAATTTCTCGATGGCGGCCATGGCATATTACACCGACAACATTGACACATTCGGCAAAACTCCGAACAAGACAATTTCCCTGAGCGATGTTACGCCGTACATGCACAACGAAGGCAATGTACCCGACAAGGACAACTACATAGTTAAGAACAGCTCCGGGACATGGTGGGCCGGGTATAGTGTCGCAGGAATAGCGGACGGCCCGAAAGTCCGCGGCAAACTTCAAGCCCACGCTGAAGAGTACGGACTCAGAGGAAGCGGCAACGACACTCCCCCCGCAAAGGGCGTAACAGCATACTACAAGAGTACCGACAAATACGTGTGGATTCAGATACGGTCAAGCAGAAATTAACGCTTTCAGGGAAACGGAATGCCCTCGGAGAAATTTCCGGGGGCGTTTTTTGTGCCGGGTGTTAAAGTATAATTAGCCCGGAAGGAGTGAAGACACATGAGGGAACGCGGAGGCTTCAAAGCGTACAAAGGTGGCGCGGAAATATGGAGGCATTCGGGGAAAGACATACCGCCGGGGACTTTGCGTAAAATATTCAGGGAGGCAGGAATAAAATGAAATACGAATATCCGGCAGTAATAAGTTATGATTTCAACGATAAAATATACTACGTTGATTTTCCCGGCATGAGCAACTGTTTCACGGACGGAGAGACTCTGCGCGAGGCTCTCGATAACGCCGAAGTGTATTGAACCTTATGCTTCTTAACGCGGAAAAACGCGGGCTTGATATTCCTGAAGCCGCAAAAATTGAGGATATACAGCTCAGAGCCGGAGAAATTATAGCTATGGTGAAAGCAGACACGGAATTATATTCCCAAATAGCAGTGTAAAAGGACGTGGAAAAATGGCAATCGTACAAATAGTGCAGTGGGACGACAGCATAAACTCAAACGATGTACTAGCGTGGCGGTATGTCGACAAAAAAAACCCCGCAAAAAGTGATGAGTTAGGCAACTGGACTCAGCTCGTTGTGCGCGAGACTCAAGAGGCGATACTCTTCAGGGACGGCCAGGCGTTAGACCTGTTCGGCGCGGGGCGGCATACCCTCTCAACAAGCAACATACCCATGCTGGGACGGCTCATCAATCTTGCTACAGGCGGTGAGAGTGCGTTCAAGGCGGCCGTGTGGTTCGTCAACAAAGTCGACATCCCCGACATAAAATGGGGGACTCAGAATCCCATCATGCTCAAAGATCCCGAGTACCAGATTCCCATATACGTTCGTGCGTTCGGGCAGTTCGGGATTCGCGTGGACAACAGCCGGCAGTTTGTGCTGAAACTTTCGGGGAACAAGTCATCAATCACACGCAATGAAGTCGCAGAATACTTCAAGGGCCTTATACTTTCTCGAATGGGCGACATGATAGCGACATACATAGCCCACAAGAAGATTAACATTTTCGAGATTTCCGCATATCTTGATGACATGTCAAGAGAAGCTGTTGACAGAATCCGCCCGGAATTGTCGCTTTATGGGATTGAGCCGCTTAATTTCTATTTCGGCTCGGTGAATGTTGCGGACGATGACGAGGCCATGAAGAAGCTGAAATCGGCAATGGCTGAACGAGCAAGCATGAATGTTATGGGAACGAGCTACCAGCAGAAACGCTCCTTTGACGTGATGGAGTCAGCCGCGAAAAACGAGGGCGGCGGCTCACTCATGGGCGCGGGAATGGGACTCGGCGCGGGCATGGGCATGGGCGGCGCGTTCGGACAAATGGCGGCTCAAATGGGACAGTACATCAATCCGAATAACCCGGCTCCGGCTCCGAATCCGTCAGCACCTTCAGCGGCTCCAACGGCGAATCCTTCAGGGGCGGTATGCCCTTCATGCGGTCAGGGAGTCCCTGCGGGCGCAAAATTCTGCATGAACTGCGGGGCTAAACTCGTCTGCACAAACTGCGGGAATCCATTAGTCCCCGGCGCGAAATTCTGCCCTAATTGTGGCCAAAAGATATAGAGGAGTGATTGTTACGATGGGAAAATTCTTCAGCAAGATTCGCCAGGTCATGAATATATTTCTGATTATGGCGTTAATCGGAGTCGCGGCGGCCTTCTTTGCGTACTACCTTACGACCCCGGAGCAGCGCGGGCAAACGTTTTGGATCTCTGCGGGATTCTTGCTCTTTGCGCTTGTTCTTGAGACGTTAATTTTTGCGGGAATAGCTTGGCGGGGCAACAATGGGAAAAATGTCCCCGTGAGTTTCTCGAAAGCCATAATCGGCGGGGTATACTTCCTGTTCGTGATTGTCGTTGCTATATGGTGCGCTTATGCCTCGTGGACTGTTACGCGGTATATACTCGTTCATGTCGGTGGGCTTGTAGTGTTCCTTGTGCCGATGGGACTAATCAACATGGCCGAATTGAAACTGTCGAACGCTGAGTCCCGTCAGCAGGCAGAAGGCCGGGTGAATATCGCGTCAATGTCATCACGTATAGGCTATATTGTTGACGAGATGAGGGCGGCGGGAATGTCTCAGGAGGCTATATCGCAGGTGATGAGGTTCGCCGAGTCCGTGAAGTATTCTGACCCTTCCCCCGCAAGCGGGAAACTTGAGCGGGGACTCGAAAACGCCGTGAAGGATATTGAGTCAGCCGCAAAGACTCAGGACTCCCAAGCTGTGATTAATGCGTGTTCCCTCGCTGAAAGGGCATTGCGCGAAAGAAACGATTACGTGAAGAACTCAAAGTAGACCGTAAGACAGAACGCCCCCGGAGAATATGCCGGGGGTTTTTGCTACACTTGCGGGGAAAACATGTTAATCTTTATCATTCTGTTGACCTGCGACTGAAGATAGCCCGCCCCGAAAAGTATCAGCATTACGCCTGACGGTGCTATGACGTTTACGGCCTGCGACTTTTCCATGAAGTTAGCGGCGTGTTCCTGAAGAATTTTCCGTGTGATAAACGCCAGCCATCCCGATGACAATATCACGAGAGCCAGCACAATATCAAAGA from Synergistaceae bacterium encodes the following:
- a CDS encoding type IV pilus twitching motility protein PilT, whose amino-acid sequence is MPQFDNPALEELIRLAIKDGASDIHLSSGCFPALRIHGELNYIESSEIFTREALEKFISEILTDAQLERFTRTGDLDFAFVYETQRFRGSAYREMNGVSLTFRLVPTEIRTLDELGLPPILKTMSQKHRGLFLATGPTGHGKSSTLAAIISEINHNRKAHIVTIEDPIEYVHTPAMSVIHQREIGHDTENFASGIRHVLRQDPDVIMIGEMRDLETIGAAVTAAETGHLVFGTLHTQDASQSIERIVDVFPPHQQNQIRLQLAYTLLGICSQQLIPRDDIKGRVCATEIMITTPAIRASIREGKISSIRNAMLTGMSFGMHTMEQDLVRWIKSGKISRSTGKSYAYDQGEIDRVLSAGI
- a CDS encoding type II secretion system F family protein, which produces MKFKYRARASSGEMVEGTVEADDQKSALSQLRGEGMIVINLNAQGGGSSQSQTLQAPKTQKSSGGMSLKALMNIDIGAILSGGKVPLKVLMVFFRQLATMEMAGLSLATSIDVIAGGEKNLTLRNALQNIKNRLDRGMPLSQAMSQERAFSTLIISLIQAGEEGGLLGQALEQSATLLEKQEQLRSKIRSAMFYPSFVMIFAVGILILFFMFLVPKFQETFAALNIELPQITLVMFGIGEWFSHNWYIVAGVFVAIIGGLIFLSTNKATKPTMDRIKLKIPVMKDLVMKAAMARSSRTLSALTSAGVPIVRGLEMAEGTAGNKAVEDGYNSLRQGVIRGISLGDAARQAKIFPVLVSQMMRIGEETGHLDNMLERVATWYDQELDEQVKATVSLLEPMLIVFVGGIIAIIAISIFAPVTSAIVQLS
- a CDS encoding prepilin-type N-terminal cleavage/methylation domain-containing protein, with protein sequence MKNHKGFSLVELIIVIVVIGILSSMFMLSSSESLSNASANNIITNLRNFSMAAMAYYTDNIDTFGKTPNKTISLSDVTPYMHNEGNVPDKDNYIVKNSSGTWWAGYSVAGIADGPKVRGKLQAHAEEYGLRGSGNDTPPAKGVTAYYKSTDKYVWIQIRSSRN
- a CDS encoding type II toxin-antitoxin system HicB family antitoxin; amino-acid sequence: MKYEYPAVISYDFNDKIYYVDFPGMSNCFTDGETLREALDNAEVY
- a CDS encoding SPFH domain-containing protein — encoded protein: MAIVQIVQWDDSINSNDVLAWRYVDKKNPAKSDELGNWTQLVVRETQEAILFRDGQALDLFGAGRHTLSTSNIPMLGRLINLATGGESAFKAAVWFVNKVDIPDIKWGTQNPIMLKDPEYQIPIYVRAFGQFGIRVDNSRQFVLKLSGNKSSITRNEVAEYFKGLILSRMGDMIATYIAHKKINIFEISAYLDDMSREAVDRIRPELSLYGIEPLNFYFGSVNVADDDEAMKKLKSAMAERASMNVMGTSYQQKRSFDVMESAAKNEGGGSLMGAGMGLGAGMGMGGAFGQMAAQMGQYINPNNPAPAPNPSAPSAAPTANPSGAVCPSCGQGVPAGAKFCMNCGAKLVCTNCGNPLVPGAKFCPNCGQKI